One Dysosmobacter welbionis DNA segment encodes these proteins:
- a CDS encoding N-6 DNA methylase, translating into MPFWKPKKKKKAVHKAKPAKSLPKYEPKPFIPPEIPKIDISANQQKEPQKPAPKKASSPRADDKKYFIETFNKLVSERNRPWDIWKDFVLMTACAFSNAVDKTHYDEREDRYLKAIAKYRKEEQALFPELLAEMTVALEKNPDQDFLGEVYMRMRLGSDELKQIFTPYNVCHFMALATMGNVAEQVEKSGFITVHDDCCGGGATLIAAANVARNDLEKAGFNFQNHILFSAQDIEETVALMCYIQLSLLGVAGFVKVGNSLTDPIRNGDSLENYWFTPMYFSDVWHTRRVVSQMMDILREERESDDH; encoded by the coding sequence ATGCCTTTCTGGAAACCTAAGAAAAAGAAGAAAGCGGTTCATAAGGCGAAACCGGCTAAGTCGCTCCCAAAGTATGAGCCAAAGCCGTTCATTCCGCCTGAGATACCGAAAATTGATATTTCAGCAAATCAGCAAAAAGAGCCACAAAAGCCGGCTCCGAAAAAAGCTTCCTCGCCAAGGGCGGACGACAAGAAGTATTTCATCGAGACATTCAACAAGCTCGTGTCCGAGCGAAATCGACCGTGGGACATTTGGAAGGACTTCGTTCTGATGACGGCCTGCGCATTCTCCAATGCTGTTGATAAGACACATTATGATGAGCGAGAAGACCGTTATCTGAAAGCCATCGCCAAGTACCGCAAAGAAGAGCAGGCGTTATTCCCGGAGCTTCTTGCCGAAATGACGGTCGCGTTGGAGAAAAATCCGGACCAGGACTTTCTTGGTGAAGTCTATATGCGGATGAGGCTCGGAAGCGACGAACTTAAGCAGATATTTACTCCTTATAATGTTTGTCACTTCATGGCGCTTGCGACAATGGGTAATGTTGCGGAACAGGTCGAAAAAAGCGGCTTTATCACCGTTCACGATGATTGCTGCGGAGGTGGTGCAACTTTGATAGCTGCTGCCAATGTAGCACGGAACGACCTTGAAAAGGCCGGCTTTAACTTCCAGAACCATATTCTCTTCTCGGCTCAGGACATCGAGGAGACAGTCGCGCTCATGTGCTATATTCAGTTATCGCTCCTCGGCGTCGCCGGGTTCGTCAAGGTCGGCAATTCTCTTACCGATCCGATCAGAAATGGTGACTCTTTGGAGAACTACTGGTTTACGCCCATGTATTTTAGCGATGTTTGGCATACTCGTCGAGTTGTCAGTCAAATGATGGATATTTTGCGAGAGGAACGTGAAAGCGATGACCATTAA